A window of Castanea sativa cultivar Marrone di Chiusa Pesio chromosome 1, ASM4071231v1 contains these coding sequences:
- the LOC142621570 gene encoding uncharacterized protein LOC142621570 isoform X4, producing the protein MGEPSQGLRSHGIYARRNNVSDDFWSSSTFEMDNSAGQSQRSITSIGTSNQAPFDQQSFDGSVSNPSEFVNHGLILWNQTRQQWLGNKRSQSHPQVREPRISWNATYDSLLSTKKPFRQPIPLREMVEFLVDIWDQDGLYD; encoded by the exons ATGGGTGAACCATCACAGGGGCTGAGAAGTCATGGTATATATGCGAGGAGAAATAATGTATCAGATGATTTCTGGAGTAGCAGCACTTTTGAAATGGACAACAGTGCAGGTCAATCCCAGAGAAGCATCACATCAATTGGCACCTCAAACCAAGCCCCCTTTGATCAACAGAGTTTTGATGGTAGTGTAAGCAACCCATCTGAATTTGTAAATCATG GACTTATTCTCTGGAACCAGACAAGGCAGCAATGGCTTGGAAACAAAAGGTCGCAGAGCCATCCACAAGTTCGAGAACCCAGAATAAG TTGGAATGCAACTTATGACAGTCTACTTTCAACCAAAAAGCCTTTCCGACAGCCCATCCCCCTTCGT GAGATGGTAGAATTCCTTGTAGATATCTGGGACCAGGACGGTTTGTATGACTGA
- the LOC142621570 gene encoding uncharacterized protein LOC142621570 isoform X2 has translation MQFSAYLPPCLSQLFACMGGCLGCYTKPTPMGEPSQGLRSHGIYARRNNVSDDFWSSSTFEMDNSAGQSQRSITSIGTSNQAPFDQQSFDGSVSNPSEFVNHGLILWNQTRQQWLGNKRSQSHPQVREPRISWNATYDSLLSTKKPFRQPIPLREMVEFLVDIWDQDGLYD, from the exons ATGCAATTCTCTGCATACCTTCCGCCTTGCCTCTCTCAGCTTTTTGCTTGCATGGg AGGCTGCCTTGGATGCTATACTAAACCCACACCAATGGGTGAACCATCACAGGGGCTGAGAAGTCATGGTATATATGCGAGGAGAAATAATGTATCAGATGATTTCTGGAGTAGCAGCACTTTTGAAATGGACAACAGTGCAGGTCAATCCCAGAGAAGCATCACATCAATTGGCACCTCAAACCAAGCCCCCTTTGATCAACAGAGTTTTGATGGTAGTGTAAGCAACCCATCTGAATTTGTAAATCATG GACTTATTCTCTGGAACCAGACAAGGCAGCAATGGCTTGGAAACAAAAGGTCGCAGAGCCATCCACAAGTTCGAGAACCCAGAATAAG TTGGAATGCAACTTATGACAGTCTACTTTCAACCAAAAAGCCTTTCCGACAGCCCATCCCCCTTCGT GAGATGGTAGAATTCCTTGTAGATATCTGGGACCAGGACGGTTTGTATGACTGA
- the LOC142621570 gene encoding uncharacterized protein LOC142621570 isoform X1, whose amino-acid sequence MYSRCCLIAKSERCFGKKPCCSFLVLSGAYLRALVLLIKEKFKAKWKALAGCLGCYTKPTPMGEPSQGLRSHGIYARRNNVSDDFWSSSTFEMDNSAGQSQRSITSIGTSNQAPFDQQSFDGSVSNPSEFVNHGLILWNQTRQQWLGNKRSQSHPQVREPRISWNATYDSLLSTKKPFRQPIPLREMVEFLVDIWDQDGLYD is encoded by the exons ATGTATTCTAGGTGTTGTTTGATAGCCAAATCGGAGAGATGCTTTGGGAAGAAACCCTGCTGTTCATTTTTAGTGCTTTCAGGAGCGTATTTGCGCGCTCTTGTGCTTTTGATCAAGGAAAAGTTCAAGGCTAAATGGAAGGCTCTAGC AGGCTGCCTTGGATGCTATACTAAACCCACACCAATGGGTGAACCATCACAGGGGCTGAGAAGTCATGGTATATATGCGAGGAGAAATAATGTATCAGATGATTTCTGGAGTAGCAGCACTTTTGAAATGGACAACAGTGCAGGTCAATCCCAGAGAAGCATCACATCAATTGGCACCTCAAACCAAGCCCCCTTTGATCAACAGAGTTTTGATGGTAGTGTAAGCAACCCATCTGAATTTGTAAATCATG GACTTATTCTCTGGAACCAGACAAGGCAGCAATGGCTTGGAAACAAAAGGTCGCAGAGCCATCCACAAGTTCGAGAACCCAGAATAAG TTGGAATGCAACTTATGACAGTCTACTTTCAACCAAAAAGCCTTTCCGACAGCCCATCCCCCTTCGT GAGATGGTAGAATTCCTTGTAGATATCTGGGACCAGGACGGTTTGTATGACTGA
- the LOC142621570 gene encoding uncharacterized protein LOC142621570 isoform X3, with protein MEGSSSRGCLGCYTKPTPMGEPSQGLRSHGIYARRNNVSDDFWSSSTFEMDNSAGQSQRSITSIGTSNQAPFDQQSFDGSVSNPSEFVNHGLILWNQTRQQWLGNKRSQSHPQVREPRISWNATYDSLLSTKKPFRQPIPLREMVEFLVDIWDQDGLYD; from the exons ATGGAAGGCTCTAGC AGCAGAGGCTGCCTTGGATGCTATACTAAACCCACACCAATGGGTGAACCATCACAGGGGCTGAGAAGTCATGGTATATATGCGAGGAGAAATAATGTATCAGATGATTTCTGGAGTAGCAGCACTTTTGAAATGGACAACAGTGCAGGTCAATCCCAGAGAAGCATCACATCAATTGGCACCTCAAACCAAGCCCCCTTTGATCAACAGAGTTTTGATGGTAGTGTAAGCAACCCATCTGAATTTGTAAATCATG GACTTATTCTCTGGAACCAGACAAGGCAGCAATGGCTTGGAAACAAAAGGTCGCAGAGCCATCCACAAGTTCGAGAACCCAGAATAAG TTGGAATGCAACTTATGACAGTCTACTTTCAACCAAAAAGCCTTTCCGACAGCCCATCCCCCTTCGT GAGATGGTAGAATTCCTTGTAGATATCTGGGACCAGGACGGTTTGTATGACTGA